One stretch of Jiangella gansuensis DSM 44835 DNA includes these proteins:
- a CDS encoding type IV toxin-antitoxin system AbiEi family antitoxin domain-containing protein, which yields MSYQRAMRLAAVQDGIITRAQALAAGMTPAALAHAVRSGGPWQRVVRGVFATFTGPLAPIHRMRTAHLYAGEGGLVTGAWACRMIGLSYGPPTGDVVEVLVARYVRRTGTGFVHIRRTERMPASEAWLDLDLTGGRLSAPPEIILDRLAPTARPGEIPMVPAARAVVDTVVFPDRLPQAWSPRCRYRTGCPDCGAHLRVALRNVRALMCEAVQRRRARLEQLRAEVAAARRRGSALARIALADIDAGCRSAPECELRDLVRTSRVLPEPRWNRQLPGVRGIVPDACWPEKRLVVEVDSRSFHAFGDAPERTEERRARLAALGWVVLPVSPARLRSEPAAVLRQIERAYLACE from the coding sequence GTGTCCTATCAACGAGCGATGCGGCTCGCCGCCGTCCAGGACGGGATCATCACCCGGGCGCAGGCGCTCGCCGCCGGCATGACCCCGGCGGCCCTCGCCCATGCCGTCCGCTCCGGCGGGCCGTGGCAGCGGGTCGTCCGGGGCGTCTTCGCGACGTTCACCGGCCCGCTCGCGCCGATCCACCGGATGCGCACCGCCCATCTGTACGCCGGGGAGGGCGGACTCGTCACCGGCGCGTGGGCCTGCCGGATGATCGGGTTGAGTTACGGCCCGCCGACCGGTGATGTCGTCGAGGTGCTGGTGGCGCGGTACGTGCGCCGCACGGGCACGGGCTTCGTCCATATCCGGCGCACGGAGCGGATGCCGGCTTCCGAAGCCTGGCTGGACCTCGACCTGACCGGCGGCCGGCTTTCCGCGCCGCCGGAGATCATCCTCGACCGGCTGGCGCCGACAGCGCGTCCGGGCGAGATCCCAATGGTGCCGGCCGCTCGAGCCGTCGTCGACACCGTCGTCTTCCCCGACCGTCTTCCGCAGGCCTGGTCGCCACGCTGCCGGTACCGCACGGGCTGTCCGGACTGCGGCGCGCACCTGCGGGTGGCGCTGCGGAACGTGCGCGCGCTGATGTGCGAAGCCGTGCAACGCCGCCGGGCCAGGCTGGAGCAGTTGCGTGCGGAGGTCGCGGCGGCCCGCCGCCGCGGCTCGGCGTTGGCCCGGATCGCGCTGGCCGACATCGACGCCGGTTGCCGGTCCGCGCCGGAGTGCGAACTGCGGGATCTGGTGCGCACCAGCAGGGTCCTGCCTGAACCGCGGTGGAACCGGCAGTTGCCCGGGGTGCGCGGCATCGTGCCGGACGCGTGCTGGCCGGAGAAGCGGCTCGTCGTCGAGGTCGACTCGCGTTCCTTCCACGCCTTCGGTGACGCTCCGGAACGCACCGAGGAACGGCGGGCCCGGCTGGCCGCGCTGGGCTGGGTGGTGCTGCCGGTATCGCCGGCCCGGCTGCGTTCCGAACCGGCGGCGGTGTTGCGTCAGATCGAGCGGGCCTACCTGGCGTGCGAGTGA
- a CDS encoding glycoside hydrolase family 43 protein yields MRHLVGAGLALLLLGACAGPAPSEQSDQSAPSEATVASEPPESPESPESPESPEQEQPTTMGFTNPVHDRDFPDPAVIEADGAYYAYATNSQLGNLPTLRSTDLVTWEPVGDAMPVLAPWVTGGRTWAPEVAVHAPDRYVLYYTALSTAGQRQCVGRAVATSPTGPFVDDSTEPLICQLDQGGSIDASPFTDTDGSRYLLWKNDGNAIGVDTWIYAQPLTPDGLELTGEPVPLIKQDQPWEGNLVEAPFLWLRDGTYYLFYSANDYGSDAYAVGYAVCDGPLGPCTKPGDAPVLATTDDAAGPGHCVLIEKDGRTWMVHHAWPPDAIGSALPGRTMWLTELTWDGDRPVLDGPRASVPMSP; encoded by the coding sequence ATGAGACACCTCGTCGGGGCCGGGCTGGCGCTGCTCCTGCTGGGAGCCTGCGCCGGCCCGGCCCCGTCCGAGCAGTCCGACCAGTCCGCGCCGTCCGAGGCGACCGTGGCATCCGAACCGCCTGAGTCGCCCGAGTCGCCTGAGTCGCCCGAGTCGCCCGAACAGGAGCAGCCGACCACCATGGGCTTCACCAACCCCGTCCACGACCGCGACTTCCCCGACCCCGCCGTCATCGAGGCCGACGGCGCCTACTACGCGTACGCGACCAACTCGCAGCTGGGCAACCTGCCCACCCTGCGCTCCACCGACCTGGTGACCTGGGAACCGGTGGGTGACGCCATGCCGGTGCTCGCGCCGTGGGTCACCGGCGGGCGCACCTGGGCACCGGAGGTCGCCGTGCACGCGCCGGACCGGTACGTGCTCTACTACACCGCCCTGAGCACGGCCGGCCAACGCCAATGCGTCGGCCGGGCCGTCGCCACGTCGCCGACCGGGCCGTTCGTCGACGACTCCACCGAGCCGCTGATCTGCCAGCTCGACCAGGGCGGCTCCATCGACGCCAGCCCGTTCACCGACACCGACGGCAGCCGCTACCTGCTGTGGAAGAACGACGGCAACGCGATCGGTGTCGACACCTGGATCTACGCCCAGCCGCTGACGCCGGACGGTTTGGAGCTGACCGGCGAACCGGTGCCGCTGATCAAGCAGGACCAGCCGTGGGAGGGCAACCTGGTCGAGGCACCGTTCCTGTGGCTGCGCGACGGCACGTACTACCTGTTCTACTCGGCCAACGACTACGGCTCCGACGCGTACGCCGTCGGCTACGCCGTCTGCGACGGGCCGCTCGGGCCGTGCACCAAGCCCGGCGACGCTCCGGTGCTCGCGACGACGGACGACGCCGCCGGGCCCGGCCACTGCGTGCTGATCGAGAAGGACGGGCGCACCTGGATGGTGCACCACGCATGGCCGCCGGACGCCATCGGCTCGGCCCTGCCCGGCCGCACCATGTGGCTCACCGAGCTGACGTGGGACGGCGACCGCCCCGTCCTCGACGGACCACGCGCGTCGGTGCCGATGTCCCCGTGA